The DNA region TGTTTAGAAAACTTATCAAGTTACCTAAATTATTTATTAAGGTAATCTGTTTTATACACGTTTAACCTGAATGGACGGGATAGATTTTTCATACGAAGTGATCAATTATTCATTCCTTTAGAGGTTTTAAAAAAAGGGTGGGAGGCGATGGAAGGGATACCAATATATTATAGTCCTCTTGCAGAGGTTAATTTCCGTAAATATTTAGAAAAAGCACGTAGTGACCTTTTAGATAATTGGGATATTAAATATAACCTTCCTAAAGAGGCTCAGATTTCTGATTTATTTCTTGAAAATGCTACTGATAATGTTCTTCAATTTGTAATTCTTTATGTTGATCTTGCTGGGTCCACAAAATTAAGTTCTGAATTAGACATAGATACTTATTCAAAGATAATCAAAATATTTCTCATGCAAATGGCCAAAGTCGTAAACAATAGTAGAGGATATGTTTTGAAGTATGTGGGAGACTGTATTATTGGATATTTTCCAGCGGAAACTAACTACACTGGTATGTGTGATAATGCAATATCAGGTGCAATGTTAATGGGAATAGTTGTTGATAACGTAATCAATCCGGTATTTATATCCAAAGGATTCCCAGAAATAGGCTTTCATATTGGTATCGATGTAGGCAAAGCGAAGGTTACTGACATCGGTGCAAAAGGAATATCATGTACTCCAGATATCCTTGGAGAAGTCATGAACTTAACAGCCAAAATTCAAGCCTTGACTGGTAGAAATGAAATCATGATTGGTGAAAACGTTTATCATTTAATTCACTTCAATTGGCAGGAAATGTGCTCAGAGGTAATATTACCTGGAACGTGGCAACACATCTCTAAAGATACTGGCGAAAAATATAAAATATATAAATTCACGCCTTCAAGCATAAAGAAATAACTTCTCCATATTTTGCCTTCTTAGAAAATCTTCACATGTTTCAGTTTAGCGATTGTTAGTAAAAGCATAAATCAGGGTACTTGTATCATAAAAACCGAGTCTTTTGCTCATTTTGAATCTATAGCACCAGAGTGCTCAGGACTGCCACCACCAGCACGCAGGTGGATTTCGGGCTATGACCGAAATATAGAAAAAACAACGAACTTATACGAACTGAAACGAACTCCGGTATCGTGAGTTCATATGGAGTTCGTTCGAGTTCGTTGTTAATTTTGTTTCATCCCAGCTCGCAAAGAGCGCAAAGCTGGGGCGTCTTTTGATTATATATTCTTGCGCTACAAATGAATTCACATTTGCCTTCAGTGAGTTAGATTTGCGGTTACTTATTACCGAAGCAGTTCTTGATGCGGAAATTGCGGCGCAGATAATCATATTTCTTTAGACAGGATGAACAGGATCGACAGGATACGATTTTGTTCAAAAATCCTGTTCATCCTGTTATCCTGTCGAACGGTTATGTTGTGGCTTAGCTTTGCAATGGGATTCGCACAGCATAGCTTATATATGGCTGACAGATGGAGCGTCTTTTGATGCTTTATTCATGCGCCGCAACTGGATTTCGCATCTGTGTTCGTATATACAACACCTCTTGTGAGGATAAATAAGCATTCTCATACCTACATAAAGTAGGTCGAGAGGGTAACAAACATTGTGTTTGGGATCCGTTCCCGTGGATAAACCTGTTGCCTTCTCGTCCTTTTTATGCACGAATAAGTACGTTTTGGACATACATAAATGTTCCACATATAACAGGCGAACTTGTGTAAGAAAGGATAGTAGAAGGACTATGACTCTCTCGATCTAACATATAAAGCAATCAAAGAGGTCGAGTCAAATGAATAACAAAACAATGTTTTATGTCGGAATAGATGTTTCAAAAGACAAATCCGATATCTGCGTAAAAGACGAGAATGGGAACGATTTGATCCATAAGTTTAAAATCGCAAATAAGAAAGCAGATTTGGAAATGTTGTATGAAATAATTGAAAGAATAAAATCAAAAGCACCAGGAAATAGCGATGTTGTATTTGGAATGGAAGCAACAGGGGTATACTCTTTGCCTCTGTATTCAGCCTTGAAAAGAGACGGATATAAAGTCAGGCTTTACAATCCCATCCAGACAAACGGATATCGGAAAATAAATATCCGAAAGACAAAAACAGATCCCATAGATTCTGCAATCATAGCAGATATGCTTCGTCATTCTGAGCCACCACAGGTTAGTGAAATCCAGGATATGCACCTGTTTCAATTGAGAGAATTGGTGAGGGTTCGTCATCGTCTTATAGAAAAGAAAGCTCTATGTAAAGTGCAAATTATACGTAATATCGATACTATTTGGCCTGATTATGAAAGTGCAATGAAAAGAGTTTTGGGGCCGCATCATTGGCAATACTGAAAAAATATTCTGTACCTTCAAAATTGATAGGTGAATCCTTTGAGGAATTCTATGACCTTGTCAAAAAGAAGAGTAGATCGAAAATATCCCGATCAAAAGCTGAAGAAATATATGCTAATGCAGGAAATATTTTGACCATACCTGAACTTGAATCGGTTATGTCTATTGAAATTAAGACATTGATTACTGAACTTGAATTGTATGATGAGCAAATAAAATCGGTTGAGGAAAAAATTGATCAGATGATGATGCTGACAGATACAAAAATAATGTCAATACCAGGTATAGCTGACATACTGGGTCCGACTATTCTTGGTGAAATCGGAGACGTTGAACGATTTTCAAATGCCAAGAAATTAGTTGCTTTTGCTGGTCTTGATCCTGTTGTGAGCCAGTCCGGAAGATATGAGAATAAAAGTGGAAAGATCTCTAAAAGAGGATCTCCACTGCTTCGACAAGCTCTTTTTCTGGCAGCAAATACTGCTATTCAAAACGATGATAACTTGAAACGATTCTATACAAAGAAAAGAAATGAAGGAAAGCATCATTTTTCAGCTTTGAATGCGGTAGCGGCAAAATTGTTGAGAATTGTCTATTGGGTTTTGAAGAACAATAAGGAGTATCAGACACAGCCGAATTAATCTTATTCTTATGAATGGGAATATGGCCAAACAAATGATTAGTGGATACTATTTTATCATACTGTACAAGTATTGTTAGTTGTGAATATATGCCACCGGTAATTAAATGCTAAACTCCGCCAACGGCGGCGCTTCCGTTGGGGTCTGGGGTCGCAACCCCAGCGCTATATCACTTGGATTGACCGAAAGTGTTAATAGTACGCTTATCTGCGTTCATCTGCGGTCTCATATTTCCGAAACAGTTCATTGATACTGAAATATCGGCGCTGATAATTAAATAATATATATATATATATAAAAAAAAATAAATATTGGGGGCAGGACAGGATAAATGAGGAGCGGAAAGACCTTTTAAAAATCACTTTCACACCGCTATGCTAATCCTTTTAGACTCCAAAGACATCTTAACAAAACAAGAAAAATACCTACAAAGAGATATAAACATGAATTCAAAGGATGCACTTGTTGTTTTTGAGGGAACTAAAATACGGCGAACATGGAACAACAATGAATGGTGGTTCGTATTAGAGGATATAGTATATATTTTAACCGATTCCAGCGACCCCAAACAGTATATTCAAAAGATGAAACAAAGAGATGAACCCCTGGCAAAAGGGTGGGTACAAATTGTACATACCCTTACAGTAGATACTCCGGGAGGGATGCAAAAAATGAATTGCGTGAATACAGAAGGAGCATTCAGGATATTACAGTCCATTCCATCCCACAAAGCCGAACCTTTTAAATTATGGCTCGCAAAAGTTGGCTATGAACGTGTGCAGGAGATAGAAGACCCGGAACTGGCACAAAAACGGATGAAGGATATCTATAAATTGAAAGGCTACTCCGAGGAATGGATCGAGAAAAGAGCAAGGGGGATCGCGATAAGGGATGAACTGACTGACGAATGGGATAAAAGAGGCGCAAAATCCAGACAGGATTACTCTATTTTGACTGCTGAGATATCAAGAGCTACTTTTGGATTGACACCCGCCGAATATAAACGATTAAAAGGATTGAAGACTGAAAATTTAAGAGACCACATGGATGATATTGAATTGATACTCACAATGCTTGGCGAGGCTACTACTACACGATTTACACGCGACAGGGATTCACAGGAGTTCCCTGAATTGCGAAATGATGCAAAAGATGGTGGAGATGTAGCGGGAGCGACACGAAAAGATATTGAAGGAAAATTGGGAAAAAGCGTGGTTTCAAGCGATAATTATCTCGAAGCGCCGGAAAAGACAAAAAGAATAGGAAGAAAGAAGAAAAACATGGAATTGGGATTATGAGAACTGCGCCCCCTCTTTTCGAAAATTTGTGGCTGGCATGAAACGGCAAATTTGCAGGTAAATATGGTGCTAAAATGCGGCTGAACTTTGCGTTATTCAATGCGATATTCACCGCAAAGGACGCAAAGAGCGCAAAGCTGGGGCGTCTTCTGATTCTGGATTCATGCGCAACAAAGGGATTTCGCATCTTAATCTACGGATTCAAATGTTCAAAAACATATATTGATGCTGAAATCTTCAGATACCTCTTTCAAATCCTTCATTAAACACGTGGAATAACTATTTATGTATTCAATCACAATCTTTTGAATACATATTGGCGCTACAATAACAACTCGTGTACCTGATGACATCGAGAAGAATATCGAAAACATCTCCCGCATTGAACATCTTGATAAATCAACAGTAGTCCGCAGGCTCCTGAGTAAAGCAGTACAGGACTGGCTGATAGAAAATGCACTGGAGCAGTACAGGGATGGGAAAATAACGATCGGCAAGGCGGCAGACATGGTGGGCATTCCTCTTCGCGAGATGATATCTATTGCTGCAAAGAAAGAAATACCATTCCAGTACAGCTTCGATGATCTCCAGGAAGATTTTCGTACGGCTAAGCTTCATGTCCACATATCTCCTGCAGTAAAATAGATAAAAATTTCGATGCAGTTTAAATGTACAAAACACAATGTATAGCTCTATTTACAGTATATTTCCCGAATGAACCACAGAGAGCACAGAGAACACAGAGACATATTTAAAAAATCTCTGTGCTCTCTGTGACCTCTGTGGTTTTGAATTTTCGGATAGGTTCTAAGAGATTATTGATGTAATAAAAACAAACGGCAGATATGTAATCCTATCGCGCTCTTCCAGAATATTTTTG from Candidatus Methanoperedens sp. includes:
- a CDS encoding IS110 family transposase codes for the protein MNNKTMFYVGIDVSKDKSDICVKDENGNDLIHKFKIANKKADLEMLYEIIERIKSKAPGNSDVVFGMEATGVYSLPLYSALKRDGYKVRLYNPIQTNGYRKINIRKTKTDPIDSAIIADMLRHSEPPQVSEIQDMHLFQLRELVRVRHRLIEKKALCKVQIIRNIDTIWPDYESAMKRVLGPHHWQY
- a CDS encoding transposase — translated: MAILKKYSVPSKLIGESFEEFYDLVKKKSRSKISRSKAEEIYANAGNILTIPELESVMSIEIKTLITELELYDEQIKSVEEKIDQMMMLTDTKIMSIPGIADILGPTILGEIGDVERFSNAKKLVAFAGLDPVVSQSGRYENKSGKISKRGSPLLRQALFLAANTAIQNDDNLKRFYTKKRNEGKHHFSALNAVAAKLLRIVYWVLKNNKEYQTQPN
- a CDS encoding adenylate/guanylate cyclase domain-containing protein — its product is MEGIPIYYSPLAEVNFRKYLEKARSDLLDNWDIKYNLPKEAQISDLFLENATDNVLQFVILYVDLAGSTKLSSELDIDTYSKIIKIFLMQMAKVVNNSRGYVLKYVGDCIIGYFPAETNYTGMCDNAISGAMLMGIVVDNVINPVFISKGFPEIGFHIGIDVGKAKVTDIGAKGISCTPDILGEVMNLTAKIQALTGRNEIMIGENVYHLIHFNWQEMCSEVILPGTWQHISKDTGEKYKIYKFTPSSIKK
- a CDS encoding Bro-N domain-containing protein, which encodes MNSKDALVVFEGTKIRRTWNNNEWWFVLEDIVYILTDSSDPKQYIQKMKQRDEPLAKGWVQIVHTLTVDTPGGMQKMNCVNTEGAFRILQSIPSHKAEPFKLWLAKVGYERVQEIEDPELAQKRMKDIYKLKGYSEEWIEKRARGIAIRDELTDEWDKRGAKSRQDYSILTAEISRATFGLTPAEYKRLKGLKTENLRDHMDDIELILTMLGEATTTRFTRDRDSQEFPELRNDAKDGGDVAGATRKDIEGKLGKSVVSSDNYLEAPEKTKRIGRKKKNMELGL